The genomic DNA CTTGATGTCTCTGGGATGATGCGAACCTCGTTTGCCATTGCAACACAATTTGGGCGATCCACGGTTGAGGAAAATGATATTGTCTACGCGCTTCGGGGTGCGCTAGGTGAAGTCCGGCTTATAAGTAGAGAGGTGGCTGGCGCAAACTTAACGCAAGGTACTGCTAGAATTGCTCCGAAAAATGATTTAGCGCATCAATACTTACTTTGGGCTATGCGCAGCTCTAACGCAGTTCAACAATCGGAGCTCACTTCTAAAGGAACTACTTTTCGCGAGATCACCCTAGCCGATTTAAGACAAATAACAATCCCCCTTCCCCCCACCAAAGCCGAACAAGAAGCCATCGCCGAGGCTTTGACCGATGCGGATGCCCTCATCGAATCCCTGGAGCAACTCGTCGTCAAAAAGCGTCAGATCAAGCAAGGAGCGATGCAGGAGTTGCTGACCGGCAAGAAGCGCCTGCCGGGGTTCAGCGAGTCCTGGCAAATACGACCTCTAGGTGAAATAGCACCCCTACAAAGAGGGTTTGACTTGCCTAATTCAGAGCTTCAGCAGGGACCCTACCCGGTTGTTTACTCAAATGGGGTGCTGAATAGGCACACCATGTTTAAGGCAAAAGGCCCTGGGGTTGTCACTGGGCGCTCCGGCACAATTGGGGCAGTGACCTTTGTTCCAGAAGATTTCTGGCCACACAACACTGCTCTGTGGGTAACATCCTTCAAAGGGAATGACCCGAAATTTATATTCTACCTCTACACGCGTATTGGCCTCGAAAGGTTTGCTACAGGTTCAGGTGTTCCCACACTAAATCGAAATGATGTTCATGCTTTCAAAGTGAAAGTTCCATCTACCAAAGAAGAGCAAACCGCCATTGCCACCATCCTCTCCGACATGGACACCGAAATCGACGCGCTGGAAGAAAAGCTCACCAAGGCCCGCCAAATCAAACAGGGGATGATGCAGGAACTCCTCACCGGGAGGATTCGATTGGTATGAGAAAGAAACGCCTCTTCATCAGCAGCGTCCAGAAGGAGTTCGAGGCCGAGCGTTCCGCCCTGCGGGACTATCTGCACGCGGACCCGCTGCTGCGGCGTTTCTTCGACGTGTTCCTGTTCGA from Geobacter sp. DSM 9736 includes the following:
- a CDS encoding restriction endonuclease subunit S, whose protein sequence is MELKPGYKQTEIGVIPKDWDVLPLQDACRVPITYGIVQCGPHIPNGVPYIRVSDMDRSQLDVSGMMRTSFAIATQFGRSTVEENDIVYALRGALGEVRLISREVAGANLTQGTARIAPKNDLAHQYLLWAMRSSNAVQQSELTSKGTTFREITLADLRQITIPLPPTKAEQEAIAEALTDADALIESLEQLVVKKRQIKQGAMQELLTGKKRLPGFSESWQIRPLGEIAPLQRGFDLPNSELQQGPYPVVYSNGVLNRHTMFKAKGPGVVTGRSGTIGAVTFVPEDFWPHNTALWVTSFKGNDPKFIFYLYTRIGLERFATGSGVPTLNRNDVHAFKVKVPSTKEEQTAIATILSDMDTEIDALEEKLTKARQIKQGMMQELLTGRIRLV